A section of the Paenibacillus aurantius genome encodes:
- a CDS encoding tetratricopeptide repeat protein: protein MSKILLFAALVWLTGSPIRALIVFLIILYFLDRRFLGLTPSIGKPIRRNRRLARLRQQLRAQPHDTRGKLEAARLLVEKKKYREAARYLEDILPVMDDSAEVLTELGLCRIKLGELEEGERLVLNGLELNPRVHYGEPYLRLGEVFASSQPDKAIRYLESFRELNTSSCEAYYRLGMLYKKLGREQEAKEAFRETVDIYRSLPKYKRRTERRWAILARFR, encoded by the coding sequence ATGAGCAAAATTTTGTTGTTTGCCGCCTTGGTATGGCTGACCGGCAGCCCGATCCGAGCCTTGATCGTGTTCTTGATCATTCTGTATTTTCTGGACCGGCGGTTCCTGGGCCTGACCCCAAGCATCGGCAAGCCGATCCGGCGAAACCGCCGGCTCGCCCGACTCCGCCAGCAGCTGAGGGCACAGCCTCATGACACCCGGGGAAAGCTGGAGGCGGCCCGGCTGCTCGTGGAGAAAAAGAAATACCGCGAAGCCGCCCGTTACCTCGAGGACATTCTCCCGGTCATGGACGATTCCGCCGAAGTCCTCACCGAGCTTGGCCTGTGCCGAATCAAGCTGGGAGAGCTGGAGGAAGGGGAACGGCTCGTTCTTAACGGCTTGGAGCTTAACCCCCGGGTCCATTACGGGGAGCCCTACCTTCGGCTGGGAGAGGTATTTGCCTCGAGCCAGCCGGATAAAGCGATCCGGTATTTGGAAAGCTTTCGGGAGCTCAATACCTCCTCGTGCGAAGCCTACTACCGGCTTGGCATGCTGTACAAGAAGCTGGGCCGGGAGCAGGAGGCGAAGGAAGCCTTCCGCGAAACCGTGGACATTTACCGATCTCTACCCAAATACAAAAGACGGACCGAGCGCCGCTGGGCCATTCTGGCCCGCTTTCGCTAG
- a CDS encoding DUF86 domain-containing protein, translating into MYYINREQLGERLRFIPFLQEACGQLAERWNGTDPLAILAQERVLHLAIETVTDVGSLLIDAFMMRDASSYEDIIEILTGEKVFGEEEGRFFQQLVKLRRPLVQDYARLERGGLDPLIAELPARLGSFGRDVEAFIEKEMKM; encoded by the coding sequence ATGTATTACATTAACCGCGAACAACTCGGGGAACGCCTCCGGTTCATTCCGTTTCTTCAGGAAGCGTGCGGCCAGCTGGCGGAGCGCTGGAACGGAACCGATCCCCTGGCGATACTCGCCCAGGAGAGGGTTCTTCATCTCGCCATTGAGACGGTTACGGACGTGGGCAGCCTTCTCATCGACGCTTTTATGATGCGGGATGCGAGCAGCTACGAGGACATCATCGAGATCCTGACCGGCGAGAAGGTATTCGGGGAGGAGGAAGGACGGTTCTTTCAGCAGCTGGTCAAGCTGCGCCGTCCTCTCGTGCAGGACTACGCCCGTCTGGAAAGAGGCGGCTTGGATCCGCTGATCGCGGAATTGCCGGCCCGGCTAGGAAGCTTCGGTCGAGATGTCGAGGCTTTTATCGAAAAGGAAATGAAAATGTAG
- the cysK gene encoding cysteine synthase A, which produces MSAIASNLTELIGRTPLLELSRYAADHRLEARLVAKLESYNPAGSVKDRISFAMIKDAEEKGLLRPDSVIIEPTSGNTGIGLAFAAAALGYKLIITLPESFSLERRKLMKALGAELVLTPGAEGMRGAIRRAEELAAELPHAYMPMQFSNPANVEVHRTTTAEEIWTDTDGEVDLFVAGVGTGGTVTGAGSALKERKPGIRVLAVEPSASSVLSGGRPGPHQIQGIGAGFIPDIYDASVIDEVVPVRDEDAFAAARELAKREGLLVGISSGAAVHAAAQAAKRPENKGKLIVVLLPDTGERYLSTSLFDGE; this is translated from the coding sequence ATGTCTGCCATTGCCTCTAATTTAACCGAGCTAATCGGCCGCACCCCGCTGCTGGAGCTGTCCCGCTATGCCGCCGATCATCGGCTGGAAGCCCGGCTGGTCGCCAAGCTCGAGTCCTATAACCCCGCCGGCAGCGTCAAGGACCGGATCTCCTTTGCCATGATCAAGGATGCCGAGGAAAAAGGACTGCTTCGCCCGGACTCGGTGATCATCGAGCCGACAAGCGGGAACACCGGCATCGGCCTCGCCTTTGCCGCGGCGGCGCTCGGCTACAAGCTGATTATCACCCTGCCCGAATCATTCAGCTTGGAACGCCGCAAGCTCATGAAGGCTCTCGGCGCCGAGCTGGTGCTTACTCCCGGCGCGGAAGGCATGCGGGGGGCTATCCGGCGAGCCGAGGAGCTGGCCGCCGAGCTGCCCCATGCCTATATGCCTATGCAGTTCAGCAACCCGGCCAACGTGGAGGTTCACCGGACGACGACGGCCGAAGAAATTTGGACCGACACCGATGGGGAGGTCGATCTGTTCGTTGCCGGAGTCGGAACCGGAGGAACGGTCACCGGTGCGGGAAGCGCCCTAAAGGAACGAAAACCCGGCATCCGGGTGCTGGCCGTGGAGCCTTCCGCCTCGAGCGTTCTCTCGGGTGGCCGTCCCGGTCCTCACCAAATCCAGGGGATCGGGGCCGGTTTCATCCCGGACATCTACGATGCCTCCGTGATTGATGAAGTGGTTCCCGTCCGGGATGAAGATGCTTTTGCCGCGGCGCGGGAGCTCGCCAAACGGGAAGGCCTGCTGGTCGGCATTTCTTCGGGTGCGGCGGTTCATGCCGCCGCCCAAGCCGCCAAGCGGCCGGAGAACAAGGGCAAGCTGATCGTCGTGCTCCTTCCCGATACGGGAGAACGATATCTCTCGACTTCCCTGTTCGACGGGGAATAG
- a CDS encoding bifunctional 4-hydroxy-2-oxoglutarate aldolase/2-dehydro-3-deoxy-phosphogluconate aldolase, whose translation MNREQGLRQIEDTRIVAIVRGVEPKHIQPVAEALLQGGITVMEVTLNTVGALDSIRELREAMDGRMFIGAGTVLDRDDAQRAVEAGASFLVTPNVEEEAIRYAADRQLPVFPGAMTPTEIVKAWKAGATAVKLFPSASFGLSFIKELRGPLGHIPMVAVGGVNEGNLSDYLKAGCYAVGIGSSLFPLAEIAQGRYEAVTAKARSLTDSVTRHHARS comes from the coding sequence ATGAATCGAGAGCAGGGCCTGCGTCAAATTGAGGATACCCGGATTGTCGCCATCGTGAGAGGGGTGGAGCCCAAGCACATCCAGCCGGTCGCCGAAGCCCTTCTTCAAGGAGGCATTACGGTCATGGAGGTCACGCTTAATACGGTGGGGGCGCTGGATTCTATCCGAGAGCTGCGTGAGGCGATGGACGGCCGGATGTTTATCGGGGCCGGGACCGTGCTGGACCGGGACGACGCCCAGCGTGCCGTGGAAGCCGGCGCTTCGTTTCTCGTGACGCCCAACGTGGAGGAGGAGGCCATCCGTTACGCGGCGGACCGCCAACTGCCCGTCTTCCCGGGCGCTATGACACCCACCGAGATCGTTAAAGCGTGGAAAGCCGGGGCTACCGCGGTCAAGCTGTTCCCCAGCGCTTCCTTCGGCCTGTCCTTCATCAAGGAGCTGCGCGGGCCGCTCGGCCATATTCCCATGGTGGCCGTCGGCGGAGTGAACGAAGGGAATCTGTCCGATTACTTGAAGGCCGGCTGCTATGCCGTCGGGATCGGAAGCTCGCTGTTTCCTCTCGCCGAGATTGCCCAAGGCCGCTATGAAGCCGTCACCGCCAAAGCCCGCAGCCTGACCGACAGTGTCACCCGTCACCATGCCCGCTCCTGA
- the phnD gene encoding phosphate/phosphite/phosphonate ABC transporter substrate-binding protein: MVKWTKAGSALMLILIMILAGCGGKKAADNGGQASPSPQATAGKAEKGEFLIGVIPAQGDTRMKTGAEKLAAALSEKMGRKVKAEVYPDYNGVVEALGAGKLHMAYLGPLTYVEAHERYDVKAVVTQLINGQPYYYSYLITPKDSPYNTFDDVKANSDKIRFAFGDIQSTSGSLIPGIALKKAGLFESQQKNKFKSVTYTGNHDATALAVQNKGVDVGAIDSAYFDKLVLDKKIDGSKIKTIWKSEPLFQYPWAVEKSTSDADIKIIQDTMLAIKDPEILGAFGGASGFTLAKNEDYAAIRQAAIEDGRVKPKK, encoded by the coding sequence ATGGTAAAATGGACAAAAGCAGGCTCAGCCCTCATGCTGATCCTGATCATGATTCTCGCCGGCTGCGGCGGCAAGAAAGCGGCGGACAACGGAGGACAAGCTTCCCCCTCTCCCCAGGCGACGGCAGGAAAAGCGGAGAAGGGCGAGTTTCTGATCGGCGTCATTCCCGCCCAAGGGGATACCCGCATGAAAACGGGAGCGGAGAAGCTGGCCGCGGCGCTCAGTGAGAAGATGGGACGCAAAGTAAAAGCGGAAGTATACCCGGACTATAACGGTGTCGTGGAGGCGCTCGGTGCCGGCAAGCTGCACATGGCTTATCTCGGCCCACTGACTTATGTAGAGGCCCACGAACGGTACGACGTGAAGGCGGTGGTGACCCAGCTGATCAACGGCCAGCCCTATTATTACTCGTACCTGATCACGCCGAAGGATTCGCCTTACAATACCTTCGACGATGTGAAGGCGAATTCGGACAAGATCCGGTTTGCTTTCGGGGATATCCAGTCGACCTCGGGAAGCCTGATCCCGGGAATCGCATTGAAGAAAGCGGGACTGTTCGAGAGCCAGCAGAAAAACAAATTCAAGAGCGTCACATACACGGGCAATCATGACGCGACCGCCCTAGCTGTTCAGAACAAGGGAGTGGACGTCGGCGCCATCGACAGCGCCTACTTTGACAAGCTGGTTCTCGACAAGAAGATCGACGGCAGCAAAATCAAAACGATCTGGAAATCCGAGCCGCTGTTCCAATATCCATGGGCGGTCGAGAAATCGACCTCGGATGCCGATATCAAGATCATCCAGGATACCATGCTGGCCATCAAGGACCCGGAGATTCTCGGGGCCTTCGGGGGAGCGAGCGGCTTTACCTTGGCGAAGAACGAAGATTATGCCGCGATTCGCCAGGCAGCCATTGAAGACGGCCGGGTGAAGCCTAAGAAATAA
- a CDS encoding helix-turn-helix transcriptional regulator — MKPNQDLSTRRVLLSLLKTRGSMTIQEMAQELGITEMAVRRHIQAMERDGWIAGTLVRQAVGRPAHRYALTAGADDLFPKNYHQLSLDLLGELEAEEGEELVRRLFEGRKRKLLAKYSEQMAGVSLAERVSRLAAIQDANGYMVAWREDGGRYTLEEYNCPISQVAQRYNQACTCELALFEKLLGARVERTECLTKGGRKCTYIIEREEA, encoded by the coding sequence ATGAAACCCAATCAAGACCTCTCGACCCGGCGGGTGCTTCTCTCCCTGTTGAAGACCCGCGGTTCGATGACCATACAAGAAATGGCCCAAGAGCTGGGCATTACCGAAATGGCCGTCCGCCGGCACATCCAGGCCATGGAGCGGGATGGCTGGATCGCCGGTACGCTCGTCCGCCAGGCGGTGGGGCGGCCCGCCCACCGGTATGCGTTAACAGCCGGTGCGGATGACCTGTTTCCTAAGAATTATCACCAGCTCTCCCTGGATCTGCTTGGGGAGCTGGAAGCCGAAGAGGGCGAAGAGCTCGTTCGCCGGTTGTTCGAGGGACGCAAGCGGAAGCTGCTCGCGAAATACAGCGAACAGATGGCGGGCGTTAGCCTCGCCGAACGGGTAAGCCGTCTCGCGGCCATTCAGGATGCCAACGGCTATATGGTAGCCTGGAGGGAGGACGGAGGCCGCTACACGCTGGAGGAGTACAACTGCCCGATTTCGCAGGTCGCCCAGCGGTACAACCAGGCGTGCACGTGCGAGCTGGCCCTGTTTGAGAAGCTGCTGGGTGCCCGGGTGGAGAGGACCGAGTGCCTCACGAAGGGCGGGCGCAAATGCACCTATATCATTGAACGCGAAGAGGCTTAG
- the thiO gene encoding glycine oxidase ThiO — MKKESTALVVGGGLIGGSIAWELAERGVSVTLLDKGSFGGEASTAAAGMLGAHVETHADGPFFDLCRRSLQLYRDWTERIAGRSGLNPQYEAEGIVRIAYTEEDEAELRSRLPWIGDYSWLEADDLRRLEPGIGGEPRGGLFFSGDHRVHPVKLAEAMRAGLERLGCRVLENTPVLGLVTSGGRATGVRTGEGLLYADSVILAGGAWGLLPEELQELVPLLPVKGQCYSVRPNGRTASRTLFTKGCYLVPRLDGTVTIGATQLEAGFDKRPTVEALAALHASAVRLQPALAEAEFLRTWTGLRPGTPDGLPYMGALPGLDQVYVATGHFRNGVLLAPVTGRLMAGLLLGDPAAAAELEPYSPERNRPAVSTGP, encoded by the coding sequence GTGAAGAAAGAATCAACGGCCCTTGTGGTCGGCGGAGGCCTCATAGGAGGCTCCATTGCCTGGGAGCTTGCGGAGCGAGGGGTTTCCGTCACCCTCCTCGACAAAGGTTCCTTTGGAGGAGAAGCCTCGACGGCCGCTGCCGGCATGCTGGGTGCCCATGTGGAGACCCATGCGGACGGGCCTTTTTTTGATTTGTGCAGGAGAAGTTTGCAGCTGTACCGGGATTGGACGGAACGGATCGCCGGGAGGAGCGGGCTGAACCCGCAGTATGAAGCCGAAGGAATCGTCCGGATCGCGTACACGGAAGAGGATGAGGCGGAGCTTCGCAGCCGTCTTCCCTGGATCGGAGACTACTCCTGGCTGGAGGCGGACGACCTTCGCCGCCTGGAGCCAGGAATCGGAGGAGAGCCAAGAGGCGGGCTGTTCTTCTCCGGCGACCACCGGGTCCATCCGGTCAAGCTGGCCGAGGCGATGCGGGCCGGGCTGGAGCGGCTCGGCTGCCGGGTGCTGGAGAATACCCCCGTGCTGGGCCTCGTCACATCGGGCGGACGGGCGACCGGGGTGCGGACTGGAGAAGGTCTTCTATATGCCGATTCGGTTATTCTGGCCGGCGGGGCTTGGGGGCTGCTGCCGGAGGAGCTCCAAGAGCTTGTCCCCCTGTTACCGGTAAAAGGGCAGTGCTACTCGGTTCGGCCGAATGGCCGGACGGCAAGCCGCACCCTGTTCACCAAAGGCTGCTACCTCGTTCCCCGGCTGGATGGAACCGTGACAATCGGGGCAACCCAGCTTGAGGCGGGCTTCGACAAGCGGCCTACCGTGGAAGCGCTGGCCGCCCTTCATGCCTCTGCCGTCCGGCTCCAGCCGGCCTTGGCGGAAGCGGAGTTCCTGCGCACATGGACGGGACTACGGCCCGGAACGCCCGACGGGCTCCCTTACATGGGTGCCCTGCCCGGCCTGGACCAGGTCTACGTGGCAACCGGCCACTTCCGCAACGGCGTGCTTCTTGCACCGGTAACGGGCCGGCTGATGGCCGGACTGCTGCTCGGAGACCCGGCGGCTGCCGCGGAGCTGGAGCCTTACTCGCCGGAGCGGAACCGGCCAGCCGTTTCGACCGGGCCTTAA
- the thiD gene encoding bifunctional hydroxymethylpyrimidine kinase/phosphomethylpyrimidine kinase codes for MEESTVKTIPRALTIAGSDSGGGAGIQADLKTFQMLDVFGMSALTAVTAQNTLGVHGIYEIPLEGIAAQIDAVVEDLGVDAVKTGMLSRPDIIELVADRIRHHKLTALVIDPVMIAKGGAALLKDEAKSVLRDVLVPLAAVVTPNVPEAEVLTGMTIATVADMEEAARRIVDGFGARAAVVKGGHLEGEPTDVLYDGTSLRRFTSERYATRHTHGTGCTFSAAITAELAKGRDLPDAVQTAKAFITSAIKEELGLGAGHGPTNHWAYGRTHTRGK; via the coding sequence ATGGAGGAGAGTACAGTGAAGACCATACCCAGAGCATTAACCATAGCAGGCTCCGACAGCGGGGGAGGAGCCGGCATCCAGGCGGATTTGAAAACCTTTCAGATGCTGGACGTGTTCGGCATGTCCGCCCTCACGGCCGTGACGGCGCAGAATACCCTTGGGGTTCACGGAATATACGAGATTCCGCTGGAAGGAATCGCCGCCCAGATCGACGCTGTTGTCGAGGATTTGGGAGTGGATGCCGTCAAGACCGGCATGCTGTCCCGTCCGGACATCATCGAGCTGGTCGCCGACCGCATCCGGCATCATAAGCTGACGGCTCTGGTGATTGACCCGGTCATGATCGCCAAAGGCGGAGCCGCCTTATTGAAGGACGAAGCCAAGTCGGTGCTGCGCGACGTGCTCGTGCCGCTTGCCGCCGTGGTGACGCCGAACGTTCCGGAAGCGGAAGTGCTGACGGGCATGACGATTGCGACGGTGGCCGACATGGAAGAGGCAGCCCGCCGGATCGTCGACGGGTTCGGGGCCCGGGCGGCCGTCGTCAAAGGGGGCCATCTGGAAGGAGAACCGACCGATGTCCTCTACGACGGGACAAGCCTGCGCCGCTTCACCTCGGAGAGGTATGCCACCCGGCATACCCACGGGACGGGGTGCACGTTCTCGGCCGCCATTACCGCCGAGCTGGCGAAGGGAAGAGACCTGCCGGATGCCGTCCAAACGGCAAAGGCTTTTATCACCAGTGCCATTAAGGAAGAACTGGGACTCGGGGCCGGCCACGGTCCGACGAATCACTGGGCGTACGGCAGAACGCATACCAGAGGAAAGTAG
- a CDS encoding CsbD family protein, with protein MDDNVIKGKWNQLKGEAKKQWGKLTDDDLDVIAGEKDKLIGKIQERHGHNKDEAEKEYHTWSSRFNDY; from the coding sequence ATGGACGACAATGTAATCAAAGGCAAGTGGAACCAACTGAAAGGCGAAGCCAAAAAACAGTGGGGCAAACTGACGGACGACGACCTGGATGTCATCGCCGGGGAAAAGGACAAGCTGATCGGCAAAATCCAGGAGCGTCATGGACATAACAAAGACGAGGCGGAGAAGGAGTATCATACTTGGTCGTCCCGTTTCAACGACTATTAA
- the phnE gene encoding phosphonate ABC transporter, permease protein PhnE — MKKWAGAAIVIALLLWSGAGVRFDFSLFKDIGNSFRFIRDNWFPLDTEDAGYAVGQMVLTLQIALFSTLIAVGIALPASFFAARNTTPFGGIYHGIRAVFNFLRSVPEIVMALVFIPTLGLGPMPAVLALIIHNIGVFGKMISELIESVDRGPQEAVQSAGGTRILVALYGIMPQIIPLVISQYFYRLEVAIRTCLILGVVGAGGLGQLLYNDFKMFAYQRVAFEVVLIMLLVTSVDYLGAYVRKRVN, encoded by the coding sequence TTGAAAAAATGGGCGGGGGCGGCGATAGTCATCGCCCTTCTCCTCTGGTCGGGCGCGGGGGTCCGCTTTGACTTCTCCCTGTTTAAGGATATCGGGAATTCCTTCCGGTTCATCCGGGACAATTGGTTTCCTTTGGATACGGAGGATGCGGGCTATGCGGTGGGCCAGATGGTCCTTACCTTGCAAATCGCTCTGTTCAGCACGCTGATCGCCGTGGGGATCGCCCTGCCGGCGAGCTTCTTTGCCGCCCGGAATACGACTCCCTTCGGGGGGATCTACCACGGCATCCGGGCGGTGTTTAATTTTCTCCGGTCCGTCCCGGAGATCGTGATGGCGCTTGTGTTTATTCCGACGCTTGGCCTCGGTCCGATGCCGGCGGTGCTAGCACTCATCATTCACAACATCGGGGTCTTCGGCAAAATGATCTCCGAGCTGATCGAATCGGTTGACCGCGGGCCCCAGGAGGCCGTTCAGTCCGCAGGAGGAACCCGGATCCTCGTGGCCCTCTACGGAATCATGCCCCAGATCATCCCGCTCGTCATCTCGCAGTATTTCTACCGGCTGGAAGTCGCCATCCGGACCTGCCTCATCCTTGGGGTGGTCGGAGCGGGCGGACTGGGGCAGCTCCTGTATAACGATTTCAAAATGTTCGCCTACCAACGGGTCGCCTTCGAGGTGGTTCTGATCATGCTCCTTGTCACCTCGGTGGATTACCTGGGGGCTTACGTCCGGAAGCGGGTGAACTAG
- a CDS encoding thiamine phosphate synthase has product MRNRRHVLHLITTGRQELEEVEALLAKVPEGSLDALHIREKHRGAKEIVHWYERLHSLLPWAPIYINDRLDAAAAVGSPGVQLGYTSLGPAAARKLMGERTRIGVSVHSALEAVKAAEEGADYVLFGHVYLTGSKEGLAPRGTEALAEVTNASPLPVIAIGGITPDNVREVLAAGCAGVAVLSGFFGQKDPVGQLLRYQEELGRRASTPRRLSQ; this is encoded by the coding sequence ATGCGCAACCGAAGGCATGTCCTTCATCTCATCACCACCGGCCGCCAGGAACTGGAAGAAGTGGAGGCCCTGCTCGCGAAGGTGCCGGAGGGAAGCCTGGATGCTCTTCATATCCGGGAAAAGCACAGAGGTGCGAAGGAAATCGTTCATTGGTACGAACGGCTTCATTCCCTGCTGCCCTGGGCCCCCATCTACATTAACGACCGGCTGGATGCCGCGGCTGCCGTCGGTTCCCCCGGCGTGCAGCTGGGCTATACCAGCCTTGGCCCTGCCGCCGCCCGCAAGCTGATGGGGGAAAGGACCCGGATCGGCGTCTCCGTCCACTCGGCCCTTGAAGCGGTGAAGGCCGCGGAGGAAGGGGCCGACTATGTCCTGTTCGGCCATGTGTACTTAACCGGCTCCAAAGAAGGCCTCGCCCCCCGCGGGACGGAAGCGCTGGCGGAGGTGACGAACGCCTCGCCTCTACCTGTTATCGCCATCGGGGGAATCACGCCGGACAACGTCCGGGAAGTTCTCGCGGCCGGCTGCGCGGGCGTCGCCGTGCTGTCCGGTTTTTTTGGCCAGAAAGACCCGGTCGGGCAGCTTCTCCGTTACCAGGAGGAACTCGGCCGCCGGGCCTCTACACCAAGGAGGTTATCGCAGTGA